The genomic interval TCCACGAGTCGACGGAGGCCAGCAGCCGGATCCAGAAGCGCTTCAGCGCGCCCGGGGTCTCGCCCGAGGCGTAGCGCCAGACCTCCGGATAGATGTCCTGGACGTGATAGAGGAAGCGGGCGCCGGACCCGCGCGCGGACAGGACCCCGTAGAGCCCGCCGACGATCGGCGGCAGCGTGTTGGTCCACACCAGGTTGAACCGGTGGCGCGCCGCGTAGGACAGCACCGCGCTTTCGAACAGGATCACGTTGAGAAGGCGGCGCAGGAAGCCGCCGGTTTCCCGCAGAAGTGGCAGGCGAATGATGCGCACGCCGCCCTTGAACTCGCGTTTCGGCAGCGTCTCTCCCTGCCGGCCCTGATAGGAGGGCTGGCCGGTCACGACATAGACTCGGTGCCCGCGCCCGGCGAGGTGCTCCGCCAGCGTGCGCAGCATCGAGCCGAGCGGCGGCGTGTCCGGCCAGTAGTGCCGATAGATGATGAGGATCTTCACCTCGCCCCCCGACGCGCGATCAGGAGGGACGCGGATCGATGCCGACCCAGCGATGCATCAGGCCCGCGGTGCCGAGCACCAGCGACACGACCCGTGCCGACGTGTCCGCGATCGTGTAGTCGGGCGGGCACACCGGCCGCTCGCCGGCGGCGAACCGCGCCGTCTGCCAGGACACCGCGTCGACGACGGTCTGCGCGTCGATCCCGGTCAAGAGCATCGCCCCGGCCTCGACGCCTTCCGGCCGCTCCGTGGCGTTCCGGAGCGACACCGCCGGAAAGCCGAGCATCGCCGCCTCCTCCGACAGCGTGCCGGAATCCGAGATCGTGCAGAAGGCGTTCTTCTGCAGCTTGACGTAGTCGAGCAGCCCGAACGGTTCGTGGAAGCGGACGCCGCCGATATCGTTGCCACCGATCTCGGTGCCGCCGGCCTCCTCCAGCCGCCGCTTCAGGCGCGGATGGGTCGACACCAGCACCGGCCGTTCGAAGGTCTCCGACAGCCGCGTCAGCGTCTCGGCGACCTTTGAAAGATGCGCCGGGTTGTCGACGGTCTCCTCGCGGTGGACGCTGGCGACGAGATAGTCGCGCGGCGCGATCTCCAGCCGCGACAGCACGTCGGAGGCCTCGATCCGGTCGGCGTAATGCTCCAGCACCTCGCGCATCGGCGAGCCGGTCAGCGCGATGCGGCGGGCGGGAAGCCCCTCGGCGATCAGGTTGCGGCGGGCATGCTCGGTATAGACCAGATTGACGTCCGCGATGTGGTCGATCATCCGCCGGTTGATCTCTTCCGGCACGTTCCAGTCGAAGCAGCGGTTGCCCGCCTCCATGTGATAGACCGGCACGCGCATGCGCTTGGCCATGATCGCCGACAGCGCGGAATTGGTGTCCCCGAGCACGACCAGCGCGTCGGGCCGTTCCGCCGTCAGCACGCGCTCCGCGCCCGCCAGGATGTTGCCGAGCTGGGCGCCGAGGCTGTCCGACTTGACGTCGAGATGGTGGTCCGGGGCGCGCAGGCCCAGGTCCTCGAAGAATACGTCCGACAGCGTCCGGTCGTGGCTCTGGCCGGTATGCACCAGCACGTGCTCGCACGCCTCGTCGAGCCGGGCGATGACGCGCGACAGGCGGATGATCTCCGGCCGCGTGCCGAGGATGGTCATCACTTTCATCGCGCGATCACCTTTCCGGGGGTCTCGTTGCCCGCCCCGCCTGTCGTTTCCGCCCCGGCTGCCGCCTCCAACTCGACCGGCACCCGGTAGGTGTCCGGCGCGGCGGGGTCGTAGAGCTCGTTTGACCAGAACATCGCGATCATGTCGCCGGACCCGGTATTCGTCAGGTTGTGGGTATGCAAGGTCGGCATATCGACATAGACGGGTTTTTCGCCGGAGACCCGGAAGCGCATGATCTCCGCGCCGCAGATGCGCCGGATCGCGATCTCCGCCTCGCCAGAGATGACGACGAAGCGCTCCACCTTGCGGAAATGGAAGTGCTCGCCGCGGGTGAAGCCCGGGTGCGTGTTGGAATAGTGGACCTGCCCGCCATTGCCCTCGCGGATCGCCTCGACCAGCGTGCCGCGCTGGTCGGTGTGCCGCTCGAACGCGACCGGGTAGTGGTCGGGATAGAGATAGCTGCGATAGGTGTTGAACAGGTCGCGGGCGAAGGGATCGCGCAGATCGGGAATGAAGTGCGCGCGGTAGCCCGAATCCATGTCCTTCAGCGTGTCGAGCAGCGCCGAAACCGTGATCCGGGTCCCTGACGGCCGCCACTCTTCCGTGGCCCCCTGCGCGATCAGGTCGCCAATTCCGCAGGCCACCTGATGGGCATGCAGGAACGCGATCTCGTTGTCGACGTCGACCTTCGGCTCGCCGCCGGTCGCCAGCAGGTGGCAGAAGGTCGAGACCACCGAGTTGTGGAACGCCCTGCCGCCCTCGCCGAACACGTTCGGCAGGATCATGTCGGTGAAGGCGCCACCGGACGTCGCCGCCCATCCCGACAGGATCTCCGAGGCCTCGCGCTTCGACCGGCCATAGGTCCCGTGCGTGCCGGTGTCGCGCTCGGCCAGCGTCGACGACGAATGCAGCACGTGCGGCGTTCCGCCGAGGCGGTCGAGCGCGTCCACGAGCGTCCGGGCGAGCCGCACGTTGGTTTCGCGAATCTCCGCGTCCGCGCCGCGATTCATCGCCGCCAGATGCACGACGGCGTCGCAGCCTTCGAGCAGCCCGGCGAGCGACTCAGCGTCGGTCCACGCGGCTTTCGGCACGCGCACGACCTGTGTTTCCGGCTGTACCGACAGCCAGGCGCGCGCATGCCAGCCGATCAGGCCCTTCGCGCCGGTGATGGCGATCTTTCTCATGGCGCGAAAAGGACGGCGTGGGCGTCCCAGAGTCAAGACGGCGGACCCGGGACGCACGCCCGACGAGCCACAATCAGCGCGGCTTGCCCGGCCCCGACTTCCGCTTCAGCCCGCCGGCCCCGGACGTCCCGCCGGACACACTGCCCTTGCCACCCTTCGGCCGGAACGCCTTCGCGGCACCGGGCTTGCCACCCGGTTTTCCGCCCGGTTTGCCACCCGGTTTGCCCCCGGGTTTGCCCCCGGGTTTGCCCCCGGGTTTTCCGGGCCGCTTGCCCGCCGGCTTTCCGGTCGCCTTCCTTCCGGGCTTCCAGTTCGGATCGAGCGCGGGATTCGGTCCCTTGCGCGCCGGCCGCTCGTCGCCCGAGCGATGTTCCGAATCGTCAACGCGTTTCGGTTTCGGGGCGCCGTGGTCCTCCTGCGCGCGGTCGTCGCGTTCGCGGGGATCGTAGGGCTTCTTTGCGAACGGCTTCTTCTCGTACGGTTTCTTGTCGAACGGCTTCTTGTCGAACGGCTTCTTGTCGCTGCGCGGCGGCCGGTCCCAGTAGGGTTTCGTCTCCGCGGAGACGGTCGTCTCATCGGAGAACGGCTTCTCCCCATACGGCTTCCGATCGCCGTGGGGCTTCCTGTCGCCATACGGCTTCTTGTCGCCGTATGGTTTCTTGTCCCGGGGCGGCTTCCTGTCGCCGTACGGTTTCTTGTCCCGGGGCGGCCCCTTCCGCGCATAGGGCTTCCGCTCGTCGTCGAAGCGCCCCTCGGACTCGTCCCCGGCCTCAGGCCGCGGTGCGCGAGTCAGGTCCGGCATGCCCTCCAGGCGCGCCACGCTGACGTTCCGCTCCAGCGTCATCTCCGGGCCGAGCGCCGCCTCGAAGGCGTCCGCGCTCTCCGCCGCGATCTGGATGTAGGTCGCCTCGTCCTGCAGCTTGATCCCCCCGACGTCGCGCTTGGTGATCCCGCCGGCACGGCACACCATCGGCAGGATCCAACGCGGCTCGGCGCGCTGCCGGCGCCCGATCGACAGCGAGAACCACACGCTGTCGTCGAAATCCTCGCGCGGCCGTCTCGGCACCTCCGGTGCCCTCTTTTCCGGCTTTCTCAGGTCCTGCGGGGCGATTTCGGCCAGTTCCTCCGGGGCCGAGTGACCGGCGCGGCAGCGGCGCAGGAAGGCGGCGGCAACCTGTTCGGCGCCGTGACGCGCCAGCAGGTCCTGAACCAGCGTCTGCTCCTCCTCCGTCACGGGGTCTGCGAGGGAGGGGTCGGCGAGCAGGCGCTCGTCGTCGCGCCGGCGCACCTCGTCGGCGGTCGGCGGCTTGCACCAGTCCGCATCGATGCCGCCATTGGCCAGCAGGCGCTCGGCCTGCCGGCGCCGGTTGTTGGGCACGATCAGGACGCTGACGCCCTTGCGCCCGGCCCGCCCTGTCCGGCCGCTGCGATGTACCATGGTTTCGGCGTTCGTCGGCAGGTCGGCGTGGATGACGAGCTCGAGGTTCGGCAGGTCGATGCCGCGGGCGGCCACGTCCGTGGCAATGCACACCCGGGCGCGCCCGTCGCGCATGGCCTGCAGCGCGTGCGTCCGCTCGTTCTGGCTCAGTTCGCCCGACAGCGCCACCACGGCGAACCCGCGGTTGTTGAACCGGGCGGTCAGGTGGGTGACGGTGGCGCGCGTCGCGCAGAACACGATGGCGTTCGTGGCCTCGTGGAAGCGCAGCACGTTGATGATCGCGTTTTCCTTGTCGTAGGACGCGACCGGATGCACGCGGTATTCGATGTCCAGGTGCTGCGCCTGTTCTTCCGTGGTGGTAACGCGCACCGCGTCGCGCTGGAATGTCTTGGCCAGTTTGGCGATGGTGTGCGGCACCGTGGCCGAGAACAGCAGCGTGCGCCGTTCCGACGGCGCGGATTCCAGGATGAACTCGAGGTCCTCGCGGAAGCCGAGATCGAGCATCTCGTCCGCCTCGTCGAGCACCACCGCCCGCAGCGCGGAGGTATCCAGCGAGCCGCGGCGGATATGGTCGCACAGGCGGCCCGGCGTGCCGACGACGATATGGGCGCCGCGTTCGAGCGCGCGCCGCTCGGTCCGGTAGTCCATGCCGCCGACACAGGAGGCGAGCCGCGCGCCCGTCTCGCCATAGAGCCATTCGAGCTCGCGCCCCACCTGCATCGCCAGTTCCCGGGTCGGGGCGACGACAAGCGCCAGCGGGGCCTGCGGCTGGTCGAACCGGTCGGCGTCCTCGAGCAGCGTCGGTGCCAGGGCCAGACCGAACGCGACGGTCTTGCCGGACCCCGTCTGCGCCGAGACCAGCAGGTCCTCCCCGCTCAGTTCAGGCGCCAGAACGGCCGTCTGCACGGGCGTTAACGCAGTATAGCCGCGCTTTTCGAGCGCAGCGCCGAGCGCCGGAACGACGCCTTCAAACTCTGTCATGTCGTGTCTTTCGGGATTCCTGTTTCAGGCGCCTGCCCGTGGCCAGTCACGGGATAGGCGCCTGTCGCCGCGATCTTGAAGAAGGCGGATCGATATCGTCCGGCTTAGTTAAGTGTCGGCGCGTTGAATGTACAGAACGACGCGCACCGCCTGCCTCCCGGTCAATCGCTGAAAGCGCCGGTGATGGCGGTCCGTCTCATGGCGGCGAAAAGGACGGCGTGAGGGGCGCAAAGTCAAGGGGCCGCAGCGGGAAATACACGCGATTGGGTCGCCAGCCACCGCTCTTGGCCCGCGCGCCTCCGGCCCGTCCGTGGCGCCAAGGCACGTGGTGACCGGATCGCGGAAACATGCTAGTAATTAGGCGGTGAAACAGCCATGTCACCGCAACCCAACACCGGCGAGGAAGCCAAACTGGAGGCGTGGCGGGAGGTTCTGAGCGAGGGCCACCCGTTCCATAAGAACCTGCGCCGCGTGATGCATCTCCTGCCCGGCACGCCGCGCTGCAAGATCTGTCACAACCCCTTCGGCGGCGTCGGCGGCCGCATCTGCGCCGTGCTCGGTTTCCGTCCGTCCAAGAAGAACCCCCACATCTGCACCATGTGTTGCGAGAAGATGCCGCTGGGCGGGGCGGAGATCGAGACCGCGATCCTCTTCGCCGACGTTCGCGGCTCGACGGAACTGGCCGAAAAGCTCGGCCCCGCGCGGTTCGCCGAGATCCTGAACCGGTTCTACGTGACCGCCACCGAGGTGCTGATCCGTCACGACGCGACGGTGGACAAGCTCATCGGCGACGAGGTGATGGCGTTCTTCATTCCCGGCTTCTCGGGTCCCGACTTCAAGATAAAGGCGGTCGAGGCCGGCAAGGATCTGCTGCGCGCGCTCGGCTACGACGGCCGCCATTCCCCGCTGTTGCCCGTGGGGATCGGCATCGACGCCGGCACGGCCTTCGTCGGTAATGTCGGCCGCGAGGATTACTTCGACTTCACCGCGCTCGGAGATCCGGTCAACACCGCTGCCCGCATCCAGGCGGCCGCCGCACCCGGCGAACTGCTGATCGGCGAAACCGTGTTCCGGGCCGTTGCCGAACGGTATCCGGGCAGCGAGACGCGACTGATCCGGGTCGCCGGCAAACAGGACCCGCTCTCGGTCCATTCCATGACCCTCGCCGCCTAGGCGGCCGCTCCCCGTACAGTGGCGCGCCGAGGGCGCGTGAAACCTCTCAATTGCGCCCCGCGTCCGCTTGTGGCACATGAGCAGCCGCACAAGGCGTTGATATGCAAGGCAAGACCATCCTCATCACCGGCGGCACCGGCTCCTTCGGCGGGGTCATGGTGCGGCATGCGCTGGCGCAGGGCGCCGGCGAGATCCGCATCCTGTCGCGCGACGAGGAGAAGCAGGACGCCATGCGCAACCGGCTGCGCGAGCCGCGGCTGTCGTTCTATATCGGCGACGTGCGCGATCCAGGCAGCGTCGACATGGCGATGGCCGGCGCCGACATGGTGTTTCACGCCGCCGCGCTGAAGCAGGTGCCCTCCTGCGAGTTCTTCCCGATGGAAGCCGTCCGCACAAACGTGGTCGGCTCCTCCAACGTCATCGACGCGGCGATTAAGCATGACGTCGATCGGGTCGTGTGCCTGTCGACCGACAAGGCCGTGCTGCCGATCAACGCCATGGGCATGTCCAAGGCGATGATGGAGAAGCTCGTCCAGGCTGCCTCGCGCCGCCGCAACGGCGAAGGCACCGTCGTCGCCTGCGTCCGCTACGGCAACGTCATGTACTCGCGCGGCTCGGTGATCCCGCTGTTCCTGAAGCAGCTCCGCGACGGCGGGCCGATCACCGTCACCAATCCGCAGATGACGCGGTTTTTGCTGCCGCTGATCGATTCCGTCGCCCTCGTCGAGCACGCCCTCACCCACGCCGAGCCCGGCGACGTGTTCATCAAGAAGGCGCCGGCCTGCACCATCGGCACGCTGGCCGAGGCGATGAAGGCGCTGTTCGAGGCCGACGTCGATATCCGCACCATCGGCGTCCGCCACGGCGAGAAGCTGTTCGAGACGCTGGCGACCGCCGACGAGCTGGCGGGCGCCGAGGATCAGGGCGACTACTGGCGCATCCGCATGGACGGGCGCGACCTCGACTACGCCTCCTATTTCTCCGAAGGAAACCCGGACGTCGCCGAGATCGAGGACTACACCTCGCACAACACCGAGCAGCTCGATCTGGAAGGTGTCGTCGACCTTTTGTTGACCCTGCCGGAGATCAGGGCGGAGCTGGGCACGGCCTAGGGACTGGACAGCCGGCGTTCCGTCCCCATCTATGGCGGTACCGACCAGTAACACCCCGGAGGTCTTCGATGTCGATCCGCCCCGTCAAGAGCATCCACGAGGCAAGCCCGACGATGGAGGGCGCCGGTGTCAAGCTGCACCGCGCCTTCGGCTTCGGCAACACGAGCGAATTCGATCCCTTCCTGCTGTTCGACGATTTCCGTAACGAACGGCCCGAGGATTACCTCAAGGGCTTTCCCTGGCATCCCCATCGCGGCATCGAGACGATCACCTACGTTCTCTCGGGTTCCGTCGACCACGGCGACAGCCTGGGCAACCGGGGCACGCTGGGCGCCGGCGACGTGCAGTGGATGACGGCCGGCAGCGGCATCATGCACCAGGAGATGCCCAAGGGTGACGCCAAGGGGCAGATGCACGGCTTCCAGCTCTGGGCCAACCTGCCCTCGTCGCTGAAGATGACCGAGCCGCGCTATCAGGACATCGAATCCGCCGCGATCCCCGAGATCATCGACGACGACGGCACCATCGTGCGCGTCGTCTGCGGTGACTTCTGGGGCAAGCGCGGCCCCGTCGACGGCATCGCCGCCGATCCGCGCTATCTCGACGTGTTCGTGCCCGCCGGCGTCCGCAAGCGGCTTCCGGTGGAAACCTACCGGCAGGCCTTCGCCTACGTGTTCGAGGGCTCGGGCACCTTCCGCGACGCGTCGAAGCCGTTCGGCGTCCTGACCGAGCGCGGCACGCCCGAAAACGAGGTGCTCATACGCGAGCAGACCGGGAATCGCTCCCTGGTGCTGTTCGATTCCGGCGACGAGGTGACCGTCCAGGCCGGCGACGAAGGCATTCGCTTCCTGCTGGTCTCCGGCAAGCCGCTGAAGGAGCCGGTCGCCTGGTACGGGCCCATCGTCATGAACACCCGCGACGAGCTGCGCCAGGCAGTCTCCGAGCTGAACGACGGGACGTTCATCAAGCACCGCTAGAGGCTTGCAAGGGGCCCGTGTCGCGCCGCCAGCCGGGCGCCGCCGACCGGGCCCCGTCAGCCGAACAGCCCGCGTATCGTCCGGCCGATGATCGCCAGGTCGAGGCCGAAGCTGCGCCGGTCGAGATAGTCGAGGTAGAGCGCGATCTTCTTCGGCACCACCTCCTCGAGATAGGTTTTCTCCGGATCGGCGGCGCCGGCGAGCACCGCCTCCTCGTCGCGGAACTCGAGCGTGGCGAGATCGGTGATGCCGGGCCGCACCGCGGTGATCCGCTCGCGTGCCTCGGCGGGATAATGCGCAAACATTCCAGGGACTTCCGGCCGGGGGCCGACAAACGACATCGCCCCGCGCAGGACGTCCCAGAGCTGCGGCAGCTCGTCAAGCTTGGTGCGGCGCAGGACCGCGCCGACGCGGGTGATGCGCGGATCGCCGCCCGCTGTGATCTTCGGCCCCGCGACGGGCCGCATGGTGCGGAACTTATGGATGCGGAAGAGCCGCCCCCGCAGCCCGACCCGGTCCTGGCTGAACAGCACCGGCCGGCCGGAATCGATCAGGATCGCGATCGAGATCGCGGCCAGCACCGGCGACAGCACGATCAGCCCGGCCAGGCTCGCAGCGATATCGAAGGCGCGTTTGGTGAAATCCTGCACCGTTTCCCCTCAGCCGTAGCCGTATTCGGCGATCAGCGCCTCGACGGCGCGCCGCGTGTCGCCCTCGATCGCCTCGGGCAGCGCCGATTGGCGATTGCCCGACGCCCTGACGCGCTCGGAGAACACACGCGCCGCCAGCGCGTCGTCGTCAACGCCGAGGAACGACCAGATCCGCCGCAGCGCCTCGGGGCCGCCGACGAGTGCCTCGTAGTTGACTGAAATCCCGCGCTCGGGCGGCAGATCCGCGAAAAACCGATCGATCGTGCGCACCGACGAGAGCCACTGGCGGGCGCAGACGGTCTCCAGGCTCTCGGTTTCGAGATCGGTGCGAATGCCGGGATAGCGCGCGCCCCACATGTGCAGGCCGCGCTTGTGGCCGAAGCGACCGCTGAGCGCGTTCAGCGCGTACCAGCCCATGTAGCCGAGGTCTGCCGGCCCGAACAGCCGGAGCTTGCGCCGGAGATGGCCGGTATCCGGCGGCGCCTTCCAGGCGTCGATGGTCGACGCGATGACGCGGCGCGGATCGCGCGTGATCCGCACGTAGAGCGCGTCCGGCAGCACCGCCTCGACGAAATCCGGCCTGAGCGCGTTGCCGACGGTCTTTTCCACGACGAACCGCACCTGCGGCCACGACGCGCCGGCATTGCGGCGGGCGATGCCGGTCAGCCGGTCGCGGATCCGCCGTGCCACGGCCGGGGTCGCGGTGCCCGGCGCGAACGCGTCGTTGGGCCGGCGGTCGTTGCCGATCCGCCAGATGTGGTTGACGTCGAAGGGAATGGCGGCGATCTGCGGATGCGCCGCGATCAGGTCGCGCAGCATTGAGGTGCCCGAGCGCGCGGCCCCCAGCACGACGACGAAACGGCGATCCGGATTGTCCGCCACGGCGGCCCTAGCCCCCGGCGGCAACGCGCCGCCCGGCCGTCAGCGTGTCGCGCACCGCGCCGATCACCGCCCCGATCTCGGCCTCCGTCATGTCCGGGAAAAGTGGCAGCGTGACGAGGTTGGTGAACGCGTCCTCGGAAACCGGGAAATCCTCCGGCTTCAGGTCGTAGCGCTCCTTCCAGTAGGTCATCCGGTGCAGCGGCGCGTAGTGCATGCTGGTGCCGATACCCAGCTCGGTCATCCGGGCGATGAAGGCGTCGCGGTCGAGCGGCGCATCCGCGTTCAGGCGGATCGGGAACAGATGCCAGGAATGCCCGCCCTGCTCGCCCCTCACCGGCAGCCGCGCCGGCAGGTCGGCGAAGGCGTCGAGATAGCGCTCGGCGATGGTCGCGCGCTTCTTGCAGAGGCCGTCGGTCTTTTCGAGCTGGCGCACGCCGACGGCGGCGGCGAGATCGGACAGGTTGTACTTGAACCCCGGCGCGACGATGTCGTAGCGCCAGCCGGCCCCGGGCTTGCGGAAGCGGTCGAAGGCGTCGCGGTCGATGCCGTGCAGCCGCATGATTCGCGCCCGTTCCGCCAGGTCCCGCCGTGGCGTCACCAGCATGCCGCCCTCGCCGGTGGTGATCGTCTTGTTGGCGTAGAAGCTGAACACCGTCGCCGCCGTGCCGTGCGACCCGATCAGCCGGCCCTGCCAGCGCGTCGGCAGCGCGTGGGCGGCGTCCTCGACGATTTCGATGCAGTGCCGGGTGCAAATCGCCGAAATCCGGTCGAGATCGCAGGAGAGCCCGCCGTAATGCACCGGCATGACCGCCTTCGTGCGCTCGTTGATGGCGGCTTCGAAGGCGGCCGGATCGAGGCACAGGGTCTCGGGATCGACGTCGACGAGCCTGACTTCGGCGCCGAGATACCGCACCACCTCCGCGCTCGCGGTGAAGGTCAGGTCCGGTACCACGACCTGGTCGCCGGGGCCGATGCCAAGCGCCTCGAGCGCGAGATGAAGCCCCGCCGTCGCCGAATTGACGGCGATCGCCTCGACATCGCCGCCCAGATAGGCGCAAAAGCCCTCCTCGAACCGGCGCGCGCGGTCACCGGTCGTAAGCCAGCCGCCGCGAAGCGTGGCCACGACCTCGTCGATCTCCTCCTCGCCGATCGAAGGGCGGAAAAACGGAACCTTGATGCTCTCGCTCATCGATGCTACCGGCGCATCCTGCGTTAGTTGGGGCCGTGAAAGCGCGGCGGCCACGAACCGCGCCGGCAGCTAAACGCCCAAGGGAC from Microbaculum marinisediminis carries:
- a CDS encoding adenylate/guanylate cyclase domain-containing protein — encoded protein: MSPQPNTGEEAKLEAWREVLSEGHPFHKNLRRVMHLLPGTPRCKICHNPFGGVGGRICAVLGFRPSKKNPHICTMCCEKMPLGGAEIETAILFADVRGSTELAEKLGPARFAEILNRFYVTATEVLIRHDATVDKLIGDEVMAFFIPGFSGPDFKIKAVEAGKDLLRALGYDGRHSPLLPVGIGIDAGTAFVGNVGREDYFDFTALGDPVNTAARIQAAAAPGELLIGETVFRAVAERYPGSETRLIRVAGKQDPLSVHSMTLAA
- a CDS encoding NAD-dependent epimerase/dehydratase family protein, with amino-acid sequence MRKIAITGAKGLIGWHARAWLSVQPETQVVRVPKAAWTDAESLAGLLEGCDAVVHLAAMNRGADAEIRETNVRLARTLVDALDRLGGTPHVLHSSSTLAERDTGTHGTYGRSKREASEILSGWAATSGGAFTDMILPNVFGEGGRAFHNSVVSTFCHLLATGGEPKVDVDNEIAFLHAHQVACGIGDLIAQGATEEWRPSGTRITVSALLDTLKDMDSGYRAHFIPDLRDPFARDLFNTYRSYLYPDHYPVAFERHTDQRGTLVEAIREGNGGQVHYSNTHPGFTRGEHFHFRKVERFVVISGEAEIAIRRICGAEIMRFRVSGEKPVYVDMPTLHTHNLTNTGSGDMIAMFWSNELYDPAAPDTYRVPVELEAAAGAETTGGAGNETPGKVIAR
- a CDS encoding polysaccharide biosynthesis protein, with translation MQGKTILITGGTGSFGGVMVRHALAQGAGEIRILSRDEEKQDAMRNRLREPRLSFYIGDVRDPGSVDMAMAGADMVFHAAALKQVPSCEFFPMEAVRTNVVGSSNVIDAAIKHDVDRVVCLSTDKAVLPINAMGMSKAMMEKLVQAASRRRNGEGTVVACVRYGNVMYSRGSVIPLFLKQLRDGGPITVTNPQMTRFLLPLIDSVALVEHALTHAEPGDVFIKKAPACTIGTLAEAMKALFEADVDIRTIGVRHGEKLFETLATADELAGAEDQGDYWRIRMDGRDLDYASYFSEGNPDVAEIEDYTSHNTEQLDLEGVVDLLLTLPEIRAELGTA
- a CDS encoding DEAD/DEAH box helicase, which codes for MTEFEGVVPALGAALEKRGYTALTPVQTAVLAPELSGEDLLVSAQTGSGKTVAFGLALAPTLLEDADRFDQPQAPLALVVAPTRELAMQVGRELEWLYGETGARLASCVGGMDYRTERRALERGAHIVVGTPGRLCDHIRRGSLDTSALRAVVLDEADEMLDLGFREDLEFILESAPSERRTLLFSATVPHTIAKLAKTFQRDAVRVTTTEEQAQHLDIEYRVHPVASYDKENAIINVLRFHEATNAIVFCATRATVTHLTARFNNRGFAVVALSGELSQNERTHALQAMRDGRARVCIATDVAARGIDLPNLELVIHADLPTNAETMVHRSGRTGRAGRKGVSVLIVPNNRRRQAERLLANGGIDADWCKPPTADEVRRRDDERLLADPSLADPVTEEEQTLVQDLLARHGAEQVAAAFLRRCRAGHSAPEELAEIAPQDLRKPEKRAPEVPRRPREDFDDSVWFSLSIGRRQRAEPRWILPMVCRAGGITKRDVGGIKLQDEATYIQIAAESADAFEAALGPEMTLERNVSVARLEGMPDLTRAPRPEAGDESEGRFDDERKPYARKGPPRDKKPYGDRKPPRDKKPYGDKKPYGDRKPHGDRKPYGEKPFSDETTVSAETKPYWDRPPRSDKKPFDKKPFDKKPYEKKPFAKKPYDPRERDDRAQEDHGAPKPKRVDDSEHRSGDERPARKGPNPALDPNWKPGRKATGKPAGKRPGKPGGKPGGKPGGKPGGKPGGKPGGKPGAAKAFRPKGGKGSVSGGTSGAGGLKRKSGPGKPR
- a CDS encoding DegT/DnrJ/EryC1/StrS family aminotransferase codes for the protein MSESIKVPFFRPSIGEEEIDEVVATLRGGWLTTGDRARRFEEGFCAYLGGDVEAIAVNSATAGLHLALEALGIGPGDQVVVPDLTFTASAEVVRYLGAEVRLVDVDPETLCLDPAAFEAAINERTKAVMPVHYGGLSCDLDRISAICTRHCIEIVEDAAHALPTRWQGRLIGSHGTAATVFSFYANKTITTGEGGMLVTPRRDLAERARIMRLHGIDRDAFDRFRKPGAGWRYDIVAPGFKYNLSDLAAAVGVRQLEKTDGLCKKRATIAERYLDAFADLPARLPVRGEQGGHSWHLFPIRLNADAPLDRDAFIARMTELGIGTSMHYAPLHRMTYWKERYDLKPEDFPVSEDAFTNLVTLPLFPDMTEAEIGAVIGAVRDTLTAGRRVAAGG
- a CDS encoding sugar transferase, translated to MQDFTKRAFDIAASLAGLIVLSPVLAAISIAILIDSGRPVLFSQDRVGLRGRLFRIHKFRTMRPVAGPKITAGGDPRITRVGAVLRRTKLDELPQLWDVLRGAMSFVGPRPEVPGMFAHYPAEARERITAVRPGITDLATLEFRDEEAVLAGAADPEKTYLEEVVPKKIALYLDYLDRRSFGLDLAIIGRTIRGLFG
- the wecB gene encoding non-hydrolyzing UDP-N-acetylglucosamine 2-epimerase produces the protein MKVMTILGTRPEIIRLSRVIARLDEACEHVLVHTGQSHDRTLSDVFFEDLGLRAPDHHLDVKSDSLGAQLGNILAGAERVLTAERPDALVVLGDTNSALSAIMAKRMRVPVYHMEAGNRCFDWNVPEEINRRMIDHIADVNLVYTEHARRNLIAEGLPARRIALTGSPMREVLEHYADRIEASDVLSRLEIAPRDYLVASVHREETVDNPAHLSKVAETLTRLSETFERPVLVSTHPRLKRRLEEAGGTEIGGNDIGGVRFHEPFGLLDYVKLQKNAFCTISDSGTLSEEAAMLGFPAVSLRNATERPEGVEAGAMLLTGIDAQTVVDAVSWQTARFAAGERPVCPPDYTIADTSARVVSLVLGTAGLMHRWVGIDPRPS
- a CDS encoding sulfotransferase family protein, with the protein product MADNPDRRFVVVLGAARSGTSMLRDLIAAHPQIAAIPFDVNHIWRIGNDRRPNDAFAPGTATPAVARRIRDRLTGIARRNAGASWPQVRFVVEKTVGNALRPDFVEAVLPDALYVRITRDPRRVIASTIDAWKAPPDTGHLRRKLRLFGPADLGYMGWYALNALSGRFGHKRGLHMWGARYPGIRTDLETESLETVCARQWLSSVRTIDRFFADLPPERGISVNYEALVGGPEALRRIWSFLGVDDDALAARVFSERVRASGNRQSALPEAIEGDTRRAVEALIAEYGYG
- a CDS encoding pirin family protein, with protein sequence MSIRPVKSIHEASPTMEGAGVKLHRAFGFGNTSEFDPFLLFDDFRNERPEDYLKGFPWHPHRGIETITYVLSGSVDHGDSLGNRGTLGAGDVQWMTAGSGIMHQEMPKGDAKGQMHGFQLWANLPSSLKMTEPRYQDIESAAIPEIIDDDGTIVRVVCGDFWGKRGPVDGIAADPRYLDVFVPAGVRKRLPVETYRQAFAYVFEGSGTFRDASKPFGVLTERGTPENEVLIREQTGNRSLVLFDSGDEVTVQAGDEGIRFLLVSGKPLKEPVAWYGPIVMNTRDELRQAVSELNDGTFIKHR